TGCCCTGCCGCCAGAGTGCCGTCCCGGTTCAGCCAGCGCTCGTGCCAGACGTCGAACGACGGCGCGCCGGAGTCGGCGCCGTACACCGTCAGCATGCCGAGGCTGAGACTGAGCACCGAGTTGGTGGCGATCCAGCCGTCGTTGCCGGGCCGTGGACAGGACACGTACTCCGCCCCCGTGCCGAACCGTTCGCGCAGGTCCTCCTCGGGACGGTTCGAGACGATCACCACCGTGCCGCTGCCCGACCGGCGTGCCGCGTCCACCGCGAGCAGGGCGTCCGGATGGCTCGCGCTGTCGGAGATCACGAAGACGGCGCCGAGGGCGAGCGGGTTGCAGGCGAGTTCCAGCGGAGTCAGGACCAGCGCCGCGTGGCCGTACCTCCGCTGGTGGAGAGCGGCGCCCAGGTGGGCGACGGCCAGCGAGCCGCCGGAGGCGACGAACGCGACAGGACCGGCGATCCGCTCCCGGAGGACGTCGAAGTGCGCCTCCCGCCGCCACCGCTCCCACGCGGCGAAGGTCTCCTCCAGCATCGCCATTTCGGCTCGGTACGTTCGGTCCATCTGTTCGCTTCCGCATCGTCGAAGTGGTGGGGCTCGTCGGGAGGGGACGACGGGAGACCTCGTCGTCCGAGGTCAGCCGACGTCGGCGTCCCGGTCGAAGGTGACGCCGTACGTCATCTGCAGGTACACCAGGTACTGCAGGGAGTTGCTCGGGTCGGAGGCGAACTCCCCTTCCAGGTAGGGCCGGTAGCGGCGGAGATAGATCTCGTCGAAGATCCGGTCCGAGAGGGTGAATCCCAGCGGCCGCCCTACCGCCTTCGCCGTGTAGAAGCACGCGAAGCACGTGGCGCAGTCACCGCACCAGCCGCCGGGCAGCAGGTCGCAGCTCGAAAGGTGCGCCTCCGCGCCGTCGGGGAGGGCGGCGAGCAGCCGGTCCCTCGTGAGGTCCACGGTCGGCAGCCGCAGCCGGTGGTCGTCGTGGTGCGCGTTCCAGCCCTCGGCGAATCCCGCGGGCCCGTCCTCGTTCCCCTCGCCGCCGGAGCGGTCCGGGGCCCCGCACGCGCGGGTGCGGACCGCCCCCAGGTAGCTGAAGGAGTAGCCGAGATGGGCGCCGAGGACGGCCAGCACGAACGGAAGGGGGGCGCCCGCGCGCACGGGTTCGACCTCGGCGGCGAAGTCCTCGTAACGCAGCACGTCGGGCGAGAGGTGGCTGATCAGGCGCAGGGTGTGCGTGGACCCCATACCCGTGGAGGACCACATGGCCAGTCGCCCGGTGGGTTCGGGAAAGCCGCCCGCCGGGCCTTCGGTGACCCGGATCTTCACCGTCCCCGGACCACGCAGCCTGTCGGCGTACCAGGACCAGAACTCCGGCCCGGCCGGCCTCGGCACGTCGAGCCGGTCGACCCGGTGCCGCGTGAGGTCCTCGTGGAGGCGGAAGTACGCGGCCGCCGGTGTGCTGTCGAGCGGGAGGGGGCTCATGACGTGATCCGGGACAGGAAGGCCTGCGCATGGGCCAGTTGCCCGGGAAGGGAGTCGGCGGCGCAATGCGGCTCCAGGGTGAAGGGGCCTTCGTAACGCGCCTCGCCGAGCAGCTTGAGGACCTCGGTCCAGGGAACCTCGCCGGTACCGAGGGGCACCGTCCGATAGCTGAGCTCGCCATCGGTGTAGGTGTTCCAGCCGACCGCTCCGCCGTCGTGCCCCGGCGGGACCGTGACGACGTCCTTGACGTGTACGTACCCCACGTACGGTGCGAGCAGGGCTGCCGCCTTCGTCACGTCCTCGCCCGCGCAGGCGAAGTTGGCCGCGTCGAAGTTGAGGCGGAACCGCGGGTGGTCGATGAGGGTGGCCAGGTACTGGAGGGAAGCGGCACGGCGCGATATGTCGAAGTGTTCGGGATCGTGGCCGAAGGCGTCGAACTCGTTCTCCATGACGATCGTCACGCCCGCCGCCTCGGCCTGTTCCAGCAGCGGAGCCACCAGTCCGGCGTACGTCGCCGCCGCGGTCCTGTCCACGCCGTCACCCCCGTGGCCGAAGTAGGTGTTCACGCGCGTCGCACCCAGCCGCCGGGCGATCCTGATGCTCGCCTCGACCAGCCGGCGCCCCTCGCCCGTGGGTTCGCCGTGCAGATAACTCGGCGACGACACGCAGGTCACCGACATGCCGACCGCGCTCAGAGCGGCGTGCACCTCGTCGACGTTCCCCTCGTCGATCTGCCAGGGGCACCACAGCTCCAGGGACTCGAAGCCCAGTTCGCGCAGTGTGTCGAGCCGCCGCAGGTTGCCCAGCAGCGGCCCGGTACCGAACAGCTCCGGCCCTGCCACCGTCAGAGGCACGGACATCACATCAACTCCTTAGCTCGGGCCGGTACCCACGGCCTCACCTCGCCGAGTGCGGCCAGCGTCGACCGCGCCACATCGGCCGGCTTGAGATCCCACTGGCAGGGCGCGTCACAGTCGCCGTAGTGGCGCGAACAGTTGCCCTGGGAGGGGCGTTGCGCCGGACAACGGACACCCGTCCCGCTCTGCAGCGTGACCGCCGACGGCGAGACCGGCCCCCAGACCTTCGCGTCCGTGGACAGGAAGAGCGAGACGGTGGGAACCGCGCAGGCCGCCGCGAGGTGGGCCACGCCCGTGTCGTTGGCGACGAGGACCGAGAGCCCGGCGAGCCGGCCGGCCAGTTCCCCGACGGTTCCGGGCCGTACCAGCCGTACGCGGCCGGGGTCGCCGATCACCTCGGGCAGGTTTTCGAGGAAGGCCTGCGCCGCGTCCCGCTCGTCCCGGCTGGTGCCGCAGAAGACCTCGAACTCCGCGTCACTCCGCTGTGCGAGCAGGGTGGTCAACGTGCGCCAGTAGCCGTGCGGCCAGCGCTTGGACGGCACGCTGGCGCTGCAGAACAAGCCGATCCTCGGCACGTCGGCCCGGCGGGGAGGCCCGGGAGCCGCCCAGTCCCGGGCCACCGCGAGCCACTGCGGCCGCAGCGGCCCGTACCCGATGCCGGCCCCGGTCAGCAGGCCCGTCATCCTGCTCTGGACGTGGCGTGATGCCAGGTCGGCCATGCCGTAGAGGTCGTGCCACCGCAGTGGACGGAACGACTGCTCGAACCAGGCCCGGAAGTCGGTGTACCTGCCGTCCTCCGTCAGGTCGGGGTTGCGGAAGTTCACCACGTCGGTGACGCGGTGGCTCTCCAGGTGCTCGGCGAGGGCGGCCCAGTCGCTCCGGTCGAACCGCCGCCACACCGGCTCGGTCAGCTCCACCAGGCCCCGGAGCCCGCTCGCCCGCCGGATCCTCGGATCCGACAGCAGAGGATTGGCCGGGTAGGTGTAGCGGACCGAGGGGTCCGCCGTCTCCATGGCCCGGAGCACAGGTACCGCGAGAGCGGCGCTGCCCAGGCCCGTGAAGTCGACGAAGTGGATGCGCCGCGTGCCCGCCCCGTCAGCCGACAAAGTTGATCTTGCCGAAATCGAGGCTGTGGTCTCCTTCCACCTGCTTCATGAGCAGATAGTCGTACGCGCGCTGACTCACCTCGTAGCTCAGCGCGAACTGCGACTGGATCGTGTACCCGAGCTCTTCGAGCGCCTTGAGCTTCGTGGGGTTGTTCGACATCACCGTGACGGCCTTGGCGACGCCGAGATCGTTGAGCGCCTCGCCCGCGAGACTGTAGTCACGCAGATCCCGGGGCAGCCCGAGGGAGTCGTACGCCTGGTAGGAGTTGATCCCCCGGAGCCGCTGACGCTCCATCCCCTCGATCTTCAGGTCCAGGCCCGCCCCGCGCCCTTCCTGGTAGAGGTACACGATGGCCCCGCTGCCACGGCGGTTGACCTCCTGCATGGCGGTGGCCAACTGCGGACCGCAGTCACAGTCGCAGGCCAGCAAGGCCTCGCCGAATATGCACGAGGAGTGCAGGCGGATGACCGTGCCGGGCTCACTCAGATCGCCCTGGGACATCGTCAGACATCGCTCGGGACTGCCCTCGACTCCATGGGTGGAGACTCGGAACTTCCCGTGAGCGGTTTCGAGAACCGTTGCCGCAATGATCACGTTTATCCATCTCTCCGCGCCTACCAGACGGCGGGGCGCTGTCTCCGTCGCGGTCGGTGGCTAAGTGCACACAACGGCCGGAACAGCCACTTGGCTATTGGCCCGACAAGCCGAGCAAGCGTGCCGGGAAATTCTTTAGTCGGTCGCATCCTGGCTGCAATTCAATCCTTGGCCCGGTACGGCAACTCTGTCCACAGCGCGAGAGCGTCACGAAGCTGCACTGCCGCAACATGACCTCAAGACAAAAGTGAGCAATGTGCGCAGCGATGCCGGCCCCGTCCTCGGGCCGAGACCGTGGGCGAATACCCTTGACATGTCGCCCGCTTCGGCCAATATCATCAGCCCGCTCAGGCGCGTTTTGTCACGGTCAATGGAAAACGACCCCGTCGCCCACGCCTGCGGGCTCAATCGTCTCGGCAGGCTGGAACGCGCGCCCGGGAAGCCCGAGAAGTCCGCCCCTCGCCGTACGCACCGATTCGGAGTCCCATGGCTCAGCTCCAGCCGAATGCCGAAGCCGACGACGGGATACGCCTCAGTACGGTGGTGATGCACCATCCCTCCCGGGCCGCGGGGGCCCGCGGGGTGATCGACGCGCTGGGCGACCCGTCCGCGAGGGTGGTCGCCGACCCGGAGCCCGGGGGTGTGCGCAGCCCTCTGCGTACCGCGAAACGCGCCTGGCGCTCCATCGCCCCCGGAGCCACCCACCACCTGGTCCTCCAGGACGACGTGCGGCTGTGCGACCGCTTCGGGGAGCACCTGAGGGCGGCGGTCGGGGCACGGCCGGACGCGGTCATCGCCCTGTACGTCAACGCCGATTCACCCAGCAACTCGTACGCGGTGCGGCACGCCGCCGCCACGGGGGCACCCTGGGCCGCCCTGATACCGGGCGAGTTCGTGCCCACCCTCGGGCTGGTCATGCCCGCCCGCCTGGCACGGGCGCTCGCCGCCTTCCTCGACACGCTGCCGGACGAACTCCGCGACGACGACGCCTACGTGGACCTCTTCTGCCGGCTGCACGACCGCCCCGTCGTGGCCACCGTGCCCAACCTGGTCGAACACGGCGCCGGTCGCAGCGTGGCGGGAAACGACGGTCATGGCGTCCGCCGCTCGGCGGTGTTCGTGTCCCGCTGGGAACCCGCTCCCGGCATGTGGAGCACGGCCGTGTCGGGCACGTCCCGCTCGTGGCCCATGCGGTCGGCCGGGTCCGCCGAACCGGGCTACGCGGTCTCCGTACGGGCCGCGCACTGCGTCATCCGCTTCATCCACGCCAGCGTCGACCATCCGCTCCGGCAGCCCTGCGCTCCCTGGCGGCAGGCGTGCGGCGCCGTGGGTGTCGCCGCACGGACCGTACTGGAGGGACTGAGCGGCCACCTGCGGTCCGGCGACCCCTCCGGCGCGGACCTCGCCCGGCGCGGCGCCGAGGCCGGCCTGGGGCCGGAGCCGCTGGTGGAGATGTGGGCCGCCGGATTCCTGCTCGGTGCCGACGCCTGTGCCCCGCCGGGCGGCGCCGGCGGTCCTGCCGTACCGGCCCAGGTCGCACGCCGTGCACGACGACGTGCCATCGACAGCTGGGCGGACGCCGGATTCCTGAACCCCGTACCGCCCTCCCACCGTGAGGAGATCCGTGGCCTGCTCGTCGAACTCGGCCTGGCCGCCGTCGCCGCCGGACAGGCGCACCGCCGGAGCGTCGGCCACGCGGCAGAGCGGGAGCCACTCGGTGTCCGCTGATCCCGCACCGCTCCCGCCGACGGCCGAGGAGTCCCTGGAGGGACTGGCCGTGCGCGAGGCGCGCTTCCTGGCACTCACCACGCGTGCCTCTCCCCCGCCGGTCGTCCTGCGGCCCCACCCGTGTTCCGGCTGCGGCGCGGGAACCGCCGAGGCGCTCGCCCAGGCGAGGGCCCAGCCCTTCGGCCGGATCAGCGTCGGTCCGCCGCGGGAGTGGCCGACCGCCGCGCAGGACGTCGTCGTCGTGGAATGCCTGGCCTGCGAGCGCCTTCCGCTCTCCGTACTGATCGCCCTCGCCCACCTGCGGGAGCGTGCGGCGGCCCCGCCCGTCCTGCGCAGCAGATCGGCCGCGGCCCGTCTGCTGGCGCGCGACGGCGTCACCGCGCCCGGGGAACTGCTGTGCGCACTCGACGCGTCCGAGCGGTGGTTCGACGTCTTCCTCGACACCGGCGCCCGCCCTCTCCCCACCGGTGCTCCCGTCACCCTGCCCGCGCAGTTCGAGACGTTCGCCGGGCCGGTCGGTCCGTCGGCGGGCGGCGGGGACGGAGCCGAGGTCCTCCTGCGGTACGTCGAGGAGCTGAACGCTTCCGGCTTCCTGTCGCCGCACTCGCCGCACAGGCTTCCCGAAGCGGTGGACCGGCGCTATGAGGAGCTGCGGTCGGCGGCGCTGTGGGGGCGGCTGCGGGAACTGAACGCAGGCCTTCCGCCCGGTCCGCGGGTGCCGTTTCCGGAGCGGTACGCCCTGCTGACGCACCCTCCGGGGCCGGCCGACGGGCATATTCCCCTGCCCTGACGGGCGGCCCGCTTTCAGTCGTTCCGTCCCGCCATCACTTTGTGGCCGTGCAGTATGGTGACGTTCCCCGGCTATGGACAGTTCCACCTCCGGCGAAGAGCATTTCCCGTGGAACTCTGGAAAGTCGACTTAGCACGATATTCACCAGCCGCCTCAATATGCCCGCGCACTGCGGGCGCACTGCGCTGGGCCGCATGTCAGCCCGATGATGGCGACCCCCGAAGCAGATGCGAAATTATCTCGTCCTGTTTTCCGGCATCCCCATGCCGCCCTCCGCGGCCTCACCATTCCTCATGTCACCGAATGCCGCAGAACAGGGCTCCTCCAACGGGAAGGCACCAGGATCACCGTGAGTTCAACAGACATCACATCCGCCTTGGCCGAAATAGCGACGAGCGGTTACGTCATCCTGCCGGGCGCCTTGGACAAGGAATCGACGACGGAGATCAGCGCGGCGCTGCGCCGCATGCTGCGCGAGGACGACGAGACCTGGGGAGCGGACCGGCTGGTCGAGATCAGGGAGCGCGGCGCGCTGCGGAACCTGGCGGCCGACGGCGCCTTCGGCCAGCTGCTGGAGACCTCGCCCGCGCTGGACATCGTGGACAAGCTCCTCGGCCCGCGGGCCATCCTCAACTGCTTCGACGCGCTGACCCTCTTCCCCGGCCAGGGACGGTACCCCTGGGACTACCACACCGACCTGATGGACGTCACCGGCGTCGACTTCCCCGCGCACAAGATTCCCGGCGTCAACGTCCTCTACTACGTCGACCAGGTGCGCGAGAAGAACGGGTCCACCTGGGTCGTTCCCGGCAGTCACCTCAGCCTGGTCGAGGAGCCGGACCCCGACACCATGGCACCCGCCTCGGTCCCGCTGGAGGTCGAGCCCGGCGACGCCGTGGTCTTCGACGCGCGCATCTGGCACTGCGCCGGCACGAACAACTCCGACGATCAGCGCACCCTCATCAAGACCCTGTTCACGAGCCACTGGTACCGGCCGCAGATGGACTTCACCCGGGCTGTCCCCGCCTCGGTCCTCTCCGGCCTGGACAAGCGCGCACAGCGCTACCTCGGAGTCGAGAACGTGCCGCCGACCACGGTGGAGGAGCTGCGCATGCGCCTGTTCCACGGCGGCGTCGTGCCGTCCGACTCCCCTGCGGAGGGCTGATCCCATGACCTACGTCTTTCCGTTCTGGAGCTACCGCCGGGTCGACGACACGGCGGTACTGAAGAACCACATCACCGGGGCGCAGAGCGTCACCGGGTGGGACTCCGTCGAGGCCCTTCAGGCGCTCTACGAGTCGCCGTCGGCGACCACCGCCGTCCCCCGGGTGGCCGAGGAGCTGGAGATCGCCTTCGCGGACCGGGCCGCCTCGGACACCTTCCTCAGCGGACACGCGTCACGCCAGGTGGACCGCCTCCCGAAGATCGAGCAGATCGAACTCACCAATCGCTGCCCGTACACCTGCACGATGTGTCCCCGGACGCTGGAGATGGAACGCGACCTGGGCGACATGAGCCTGGAACTCTTCGATTCGGTGATGTCGCAGATCAGCGGGCACACGAGCTTCCTGGCGCTGCACCACTTCGGTGAGTCACTGCTGCACCGGGGGCTCCCGGACGCGATCAGGATCGCGCAGAGCCACAACATCAAGACGGGCCTGTCCTGCAATCCCCCGAGCCTGCTGCCCAAGCGCGCGGAAGCCATCCTGGCCGCCGGCATCTCCAACCTGGTCCTGTCCCTGGACTCCCTGGACCCGGAGGTGTACAAGTCGATCCGCGGTCGGGCAGCCCGCCTGGACGTCGCCGACCGCAACCTGCGCGAACTGGTGCGGATGCGCGACGAGCACGGCTACAACACGACCATGACGCTCCAGATGATCAACATGCGCGCCAACCAGGCCGAGGCGGACGCCTTCCTCGCCTACTGCGCCGACGTGGGCGTCGACCGCGGGGTCGTGATCCGCCTGGAGCGCTGGGACTTCGACGACGAGACGGTCGCCGAACTGGGGGAGCACACCTCGCCCGGCTACACCGCCCCGTGCACCCGGCCGTGGAAGTCGGTGGCGGTGCTCTGGGACGGCCGAGTCGTTCCGTGCTGCCACGACTACGACGGTGAACTCGTCCTCGGCGATCTCCGGAAGGAGACGCTGGAGGAGATCTGGGACAAGCCGGCGGCACGCGCCTTCCGCGAGCGGAACGAGGAGGCGGCCATCTGCGCCAAGTGCGCCTTCGGCCAGAGCTTCCGGGAAGCACGCAGGCAGCGCGAGGGCTTCCACACCTTCCACCGTGAGACCTCGGACGACAGCTCGTACCGCTGGGAGTGGTTCAACCCCCGCACGCTGGGCGACCGCGACACCCGTCGCTGGTACGACGGTTTCGACGTACTGACCGAATCGGCCGTCTGATCAGTGACCCCCAATCCCCGCCTCCGCCCGACCGGCCCTGATGGAAGGTACTTTGCGTGATCACGCTCGGCATCACCGGTAGTTTCGCCGATCTCTCCGGCAGCTTCATGCCGGATGTACCCGAGTGGCTCTTCCACGACTCGACCGCCGCGGTCGTGGTCGACGGAGTCGTCGTCGCGGCTGTCGAGGAAGAGCGGCTCAACCGGATCAAGCACTCCAACAAGTTCCCGGCGCAGGCCGCTCGCGCCTGCCTGGACCTGGCGGGGATCAAGCCCAGTGAGGTA
The DNA window shown above is from Streptomyces sp. NBC_00247 and carries:
- a CDS encoding sugar phosphate isomerase/epimerase family protein, yielding MSVPLTVAGPELFGTGPLLGNLRRLDTLRELGFESLELWCPWQIDEGNVDEVHAALSAVGMSVTCVSSPSYLHGEPTGEGRRLVEASIRIARRLGATRVNTYFGHGGDGVDRTAAATYAGLVAPLLEQAEAAGVTIVMENEFDAFGHDPEHFDISRRAASLQYLATLIDHPRFRLNFDAANFACAGEDVTKAAALLAPYVGYVHVKDVVTVPPGHDGGAVGWNTYTDGELSYRTVPLGTGEVPWTEVLKLLGEARYEGPFTLEPHCAADSLPGQLAHAQAFLSRITS
- a CDS encoding GTP cyclohydrolase II produces the protein MIIAATVLETAHGKFRVSTHGVEGSPERCLTMSQGDLSEPGTVIRLHSSCIFGEALLACDCDCGPQLATAMQEVNRRGSGAIVYLYQEGRGAGLDLKIEGMERQRLRGINSYQAYDSLGLPRDLRDYSLAGEALNDLGVAKAVTVMSNNPTKLKALEELGYTIQSQFALSYEVSQRAYDYLLMKQVEGDHSLDFGKINFVG
- a CDS encoding radical SAM/SPASM domain-containing protein translates to MTYVFPFWSYRRVDDTAVLKNHITGAQSVTGWDSVEALQALYESPSATTAVPRVAEELEIAFADRAASDTFLSGHASRQVDRLPKIEQIELTNRCPYTCTMCPRTLEMERDLGDMSLELFDSVMSQISGHTSFLALHHFGESLLHRGLPDAIRIAQSHNIKTGLSCNPPSLLPKRAEAILAAGISNLVLSLDSLDPEVYKSIRGRAARLDVADRNLRELVRMRDEHGYNTTMTLQMINMRANQAEADAFLAYCADVGVDRGVVIRLERWDFDDETVAELGEHTSPGYTAPCTRPWKSVAVLWDGRVVPCCHDYDGELVLGDLRKETLEEIWDKPAARAFRERNEEAAICAKCAFGQSFREARRQREGFHTFHRETSDDSSYRWEWFNPRTLGDRDTRRWYDGFDVLTESAV
- a CDS encoding phytanoyl-CoA dioxygenase family protein — translated: MSSTDITSALAEIATSGYVILPGALDKESTTEISAALRRMLREDDETWGADRLVEIRERGALRNLAADGAFGQLLETSPALDIVDKLLGPRAILNCFDALTLFPGQGRYPWDYHTDLMDVTGVDFPAHKIPGVNVLYYVDQVREKNGSTWVVPGSHLSLVEEPDPDTMAPASVPLEVEPGDAVVFDARIWHCAGTNNSDDQRTLIKTLFTSHWYRPQMDFTRAVPASVLSGLDKRAQRYLGVENVPPTTVEELRMRLFHGGVVPSDSPAEG
- a CDS encoding glycosyltransferase family 9 protein, with amino-acid sequence MSADGAGTRRIHFVDFTGLGSAALAVPVLRAMETADPSVRYTYPANPLLSDPRIRRASGLRGLVELTEPVWRRFDRSDWAALAEHLESHRVTDVVNFRNPDLTEDGRYTDFRAWFEQSFRPLRWHDLYGMADLASRHVQSRMTGLLTGAGIGYGPLRPQWLAVARDWAAPGPPRRADVPRIGLFCSASVPSKRWPHGYWRTLTTLLAQRSDAEFEVFCGTSRDERDAAQAFLENLPEVIGDPGRVRLVRPGTVGELAGRLAGLSVLVANDTGVAHLAAACAVPTVSLFLSTDAKVWGPVSPSAVTLQSGTGVRCPAQRPSQGNCSRHYGDCDAPCQWDLKPADVARSTLAALGEVRPWVPARAKELM